The Triticum aestivum cultivar Chinese Spring chromosome 3A, IWGSC CS RefSeq v2.1, whole genome shotgun sequence genome includes a region encoding these proteins:
- the LOC123057876 gene encoding MADS-box transcription factor 29 isoform X3, producing the protein MGRGRTEMKRIHNDVSRRATFGKRRRGLLKKAGELAVLCGVDLGLLVFDDGGAGKLFDYCSPSTSWSELIERYESITNHKFQFQFQFQGIDHDDDDQQQLADLRRERDRLEASVRRQTGEDLPFAATAAELDDLEQRLECVLGEVREMKDKLLEQQLDESYHKDQNSFLRRLMGQEGQQCAAVEASAVAPKLPAPALGGSFPEEEELTALRLWPRQLPDV; encoded by the exons ATGGGCCGCGGGAGGACGGAGATGAAGAGGATCCACAACGACGTGTCGCGCCGGGCCACCTTCGGCAAGCGCCGCCGCGGCCTGCTCAAGAAGGCGGGCGAGCTCGCCGTGCTCTGCGGCGTGGACCTCGGCCTCCTCGTCTTCGACGACGGCGGCGCCGGCAAGCTGTTCGACTACTGCAGCCCCAGCACAAG CTGGAGCGAGCTAATTGAGCGCTACGAGAGCATCACCAACCACAAGTTCCAGTTCCAGTTCCAGTTCCAGGGGatagatcatgatgatgatgatcag CAACAGTTGGCGGATCTGAGGCGTGAGCGTGACCGTCTCGAGGCCAGCGTGAGGAGGCAAACCGGAGAAGATCTGCCATTCGCCGCGACGGCGGCCGAACTGGACGATCTGGAGCAGCGGCTGGAGTGCGTGCTGGGTGAAGTCCGTGAAATGAAG GATAAGCTGCTGGAGCAGCAGTTGGACGAGTCATACCACAAG GACCAGAACAGCTTCCTTCGCCGCCTG ATGGGCCAGGAGGGGCAGCAATGTGCTGCTGTGGAGGCATCAGCTGTGGCGCCGAAGCTACCGGCGCCGGCGCTCGGGGGATCCTTCCCAGAGGAGGAGGAGTTGACGGCCCTGCGTTTGTGGCCGCGGCAGCTCCCCGACGTGTAA
- the LOC123057876 gene encoding MADS-box transcription factor 30 isoform X1, protein MGRGRTEMKRIHNDVSRRATFGKRRRGLLKKAGELAVLCGVDLGLLVFDDGGAGKLFDYCSPSTSWSELIERYESITNHKFQFQFQFQGIDHDDDDQQQLADLRRERDRLEASVRRQTGEDLPFAATAAELDDLEQRLECVLGEVREMKDKLLEQQLDESYHKVRILQDQNSFLRRLVICISACLLSCYACWLPECVFTLCQMGQEGQQCAAVEASAVAPKLPAPALGGSFPEEEELTALRLWPRQLPDV, encoded by the exons ATGGGCCGCGGGAGGACGGAGATGAAGAGGATCCACAACGACGTGTCGCGCCGGGCCACCTTCGGCAAGCGCCGCCGCGGCCTGCTCAAGAAGGCGGGCGAGCTCGCCGTGCTCTGCGGCGTGGACCTCGGCCTCCTCGTCTTCGACGACGGCGGCGCCGGCAAGCTGTTCGACTACTGCAGCCCCAGCACAAG CTGGAGCGAGCTAATTGAGCGCTACGAGAGCATCACCAACCACAAGTTCCAGTTCCAGTTCCAGTTCCAGGGGatagatcatgatgatgatgatcag CAACAGTTGGCGGATCTGAGGCGTGAGCGTGACCGTCTCGAGGCCAGCGTGAGGAGGCAAACCGGAGAAGATCTGCCATTCGCCGCGACGGCGGCCGAACTGGACGATCTGGAGCAGCGGCTGGAGTGCGTGCTGGGTGAAGTCCGTGAAATGAAG GATAAGCTGCTGGAGCAGCAGTTGGACGAGTCATACCACAAG GTGCGCATCTTGCAGGACCAGAACAGCTTCCTTCGCCGCCTGGTAATTTGCATCTCTGCTTGCCTGCTAAGCTGCTATGCATGCTGGCTTCCTGAATGTGTCTTCACTCTTTGTCAGATGGGCCAGGAGGGGCAGCAATGTGCTGCTGTGGAGGCATCAGCTGTGGCGCCGAAGCTACCGGCGCCGGCGCTCGGGGGATCCTTCCCAGAGGAGGAGGAGTTGACGGCCCTGCGTTTGTGGCCGCGGCAGCTCCCCGACGTGTAA
- the LOC123057876 gene encoding MADS-box transcription factor 29 isoform X2, whose translation MGRGRTEMKRIHNDVSRRATFGKRRRGLLKKAGELAVLCGVDLGLLVFDDGGAGKLFDYCSPSTSWSELIERYESITNHKFQFQFQFQGIDHDDDDQQQLADLRRERDRLEASVRRQTGEDLPFAATAAELDDLEQRLECVLGEVREMKDKLLEQQLDESYHKVRILQDQNSFLRRLMGQEGQQCAAVEASAVAPKLPAPALGGSFPEEEELTALRLWPRQLPDV comes from the exons ATGGGCCGCGGGAGGACGGAGATGAAGAGGATCCACAACGACGTGTCGCGCCGGGCCACCTTCGGCAAGCGCCGCCGCGGCCTGCTCAAGAAGGCGGGCGAGCTCGCCGTGCTCTGCGGCGTGGACCTCGGCCTCCTCGTCTTCGACGACGGCGGCGCCGGCAAGCTGTTCGACTACTGCAGCCCCAGCACAAG CTGGAGCGAGCTAATTGAGCGCTACGAGAGCATCACCAACCACAAGTTCCAGTTCCAGTTCCAGTTCCAGGGGatagatcatgatgatgatgatcag CAACAGTTGGCGGATCTGAGGCGTGAGCGTGACCGTCTCGAGGCCAGCGTGAGGAGGCAAACCGGAGAAGATCTGCCATTCGCCGCGACGGCGGCCGAACTGGACGATCTGGAGCAGCGGCTGGAGTGCGTGCTGGGTGAAGTCCGTGAAATGAAG GATAAGCTGCTGGAGCAGCAGTTGGACGAGTCATACCACAAG GTGCGCATCTTGCAGGACCAGAACAGCTTCCTTCGCCGCCTG ATGGGCCAGGAGGGGCAGCAATGTGCTGCTGTGGAGGCATCAGCTGTGGCGCCGAAGCTACCGGCGCCGGCGCTCGGGGGATCCTTCCCAGAGGAGGAGGAGTTGACGGCCCTGCGTTTGTGGCCGCGGCAGCTCCCCGACGTGTAA